The following are from one region of the Gambusia affinis linkage group LG02, SWU_Gaff_1.0, whole genome shotgun sequence genome:
- the homer2 gene encoding homer protein homolog 2 isoform X3, whose protein sequence is MGEQPIYTTRAHVFQIDPSTKKNWVPASKQAVTVSYFYDSTRNSYRIISVDGSKVIINSTITPSMTFTKTSQKFGQWADSRANTVFGLGFASEQQLTKFAEKFQEVKDAAKLAKDKSQEKGDTLSNHSQQESGRETPSANQAQSFNGTDDEKISFSPEAAQLKSENERLKSVVEQSNTTAKKYETELQTLKESNARLVDALQESSANVESWKKELTACQEESDTLRKKIAELESECNEANQEKQKNAQLTIRVKELEAELQEKEQELENLRRQAEIIPQLMGECESITAKLKAAESQNKELEGKLEGLQMDINDSRQKQGNMKGELKKFMDILDGKLDELHEFRQGLSKVGVDN, encoded by the exons GGAGCAGCCGATCTACACCACCAGGGCCCATGTGTTCCAAATCGATCCAAGCACCAAGAAGAACTGGGTTCCTGCCAGCAAGCAGGCCGTCACCGTCTCCTATTTTTACGACAGCACACGCAACAGCTATCGCATTATCAGCGTGGATGGATCCAAG GTTATTATCAACAGCACAATCACACCCAGCATGACTTTCACTAAGACGTCCCAGAAGTTTGGCCAGTGGGCGGACAGCAGGGCCAACACAGTGTTTGGACTGGGATTTGCTTCAGAGCAACAGCTGACCAAg TTTGCTGAGAAGTTCCAGGAAGTAAAAGACGCAGCCAAGTTGGCAAAGGACAAATCGCAAGAAAAGGGGGACACGTTGAGCAACCACTCCCAG CAGGAGTCTGGACGGGAGACTCCTTCGGCAAACCAGGCGCAGAGCTTCAATGGGACAGATGACGAGAAAATCTCCTTCAGTCCAGAGGCCGCTCAGCTGAAGAGTGAAAATGAACGCCTCAAAAGCGTCGTGGAGCAGAG CAACACCACCGCTAAGAAGTACGAAACGGAGCTTCAGACTTTAAAGGAAAGTAATGCCAGACTGGTGGATGCGCTGCAGGAGTCTTCAGCTAATGTGGAGAGCTGGAAGAAGGAGCTTACTGCCTGTCAAGAAGAGAGCGACACTCTGAGGAAAAAG ATTGCAGAACTGGAGTCCGAGTGCAACGAAGCCAAtcaggaaaagcagaaaaacgCCCAGCTGACCATTCGGGTGAAGGAGCTGGAGgcagagctgcaggagaagGAGCAG GAGTTGGAGAATCTGAGGAGGCAGGCGGAGATAATCCCTCAGTTGATGGGAGAGTGTGAGAGCATCACCGCAAAACTCAAG GCGGCAGAATCACAGAACAAGGAGCTGGAGGGGAAACTCGAGGGACTTCAGATGGACATCAACGACAGCCGACAGAAACAAGGAAACATGAAGGGCGAGCTGAAGAAGTTCATGGATATTCTGGATGGAAAGCTGGATGAGCTGCACGAGTTCAGACAAGGACTCTCCAAAGTCGGTGTTGATAACTGA
- the homer2 gene encoding homer protein homolog 2 isoform X2, producing the protein MAVREQPIYTTRAHVFQIDPSTKKNWVPASKQAVTVSYFYDSTRNSYRIISVDGSKVIINSTITPSMTFTKTSQKFGQWADSRANTVFGLGFASEQQLTKFAEKFQEVKDAAKLAKDKSQEKGDTLSNHSQESGRETPSANQAQSFNGTDDEKISFSPEAAQLKSENERLKSVVEQSNTTAKKYETELQTLKESNARLVDALQESSANVESWKKELTACQEESDTLRKKIAELESECNEANQEKQKNAQLTIRVKELEAELQEKEQELENLRRQAEIIPQLMGECESITAKLKAAESQNKELEGKLEGLQMDINDSRQKQGNMKGELKKFMDILDGKLDELHEFRQGLSKVGVDN; encoded by the exons GGAGCAGCCGATCTACACCACCAGGGCCCATGTGTTCCAAATCGATCCAAGCACCAAGAAGAACTGGGTTCCTGCCAGCAAGCAGGCCGTCACCGTCTCCTATTTTTACGACAGCACACGCAACAGCTATCGCATTATCAGCGTGGATGGATCCAAG GTTATTATCAACAGCACAATCACACCCAGCATGACTTTCACTAAGACGTCCCAGAAGTTTGGCCAGTGGGCGGACAGCAGGGCCAACACAGTGTTTGGACTGGGATTTGCTTCAGAGCAACAGCTGACCAAg TTTGCTGAGAAGTTCCAGGAAGTAAAAGACGCAGCCAAGTTGGCAAAGGACAAATCGCAAGAAAAGGGGGACACGTTGAGCAACCACTCCCAG GAGTCTGGACGGGAGACTCCTTCGGCAAACCAGGCGCAGAGCTTCAATGGGACAGATGACGAGAAAATCTCCTTCAGTCCAGAGGCCGCTCAGCTGAAGAGTGAAAATGAACGCCTCAAAAGCGTCGTGGAGCAGAG CAACACCACCGCTAAGAAGTACGAAACGGAGCTTCAGACTTTAAAGGAAAGTAATGCCAGACTGGTGGATGCGCTGCAGGAGTCTTCAGCTAATGTGGAGAGCTGGAAGAAGGAGCTTACTGCCTGTCAAGAAGAGAGCGACACTCTGAGGAAAAAG ATTGCAGAACTGGAGTCCGAGTGCAACGAAGCCAAtcaggaaaagcagaaaaacgCCCAGCTGACCATTCGGGTGAAGGAGCTGGAGgcagagctgcaggagaagGAGCAG GAGTTGGAGAATCTGAGGAGGCAGGCGGAGATAATCCCTCAGTTGATGGGAGAGTGTGAGAGCATCACCGCAAAACTCAAG GCGGCAGAATCACAGAACAAGGAGCTGGAGGGGAAACTCGAGGGACTTCAGATGGACATCAACGACAGCCGACAGAAACAAGGAAACATGAAGGGCGAGCTGAAGAAGTTCATGGATATTCTGGATGGAAAGCTGGATGAGCTGCACGAGTTCAGACAAGGACTCTCCAAAGTCGGTGTTGATAACTGA
- the homer2 gene encoding homer protein homolog 2 isoform X1, which translates to MAVREQPIYTTRAHVFQIDPSTKKNWVPASKQAVTVSYFYDSTRNSYRIISVDGSKVIINSTITPSMTFTKTSQKFGQWADSRANTVFGLGFASEQQLTKFAEKFQEVKDAAKLAKDKSQEKGDTLSNHSQQESGRETPSANQAQSFNGTDDEKISFSPEAAQLKSENERLKSVVEQSNTTAKKYETELQTLKESNARLVDALQESSANVESWKKELTACQEESDTLRKKIAELESECNEANQEKQKNAQLTIRVKELEAELQEKEQELENLRRQAEIIPQLMGECESITAKLKAAESQNKELEGKLEGLQMDINDSRQKQGNMKGELKKFMDILDGKLDELHEFRQGLSKVGVDN; encoded by the exons GGAGCAGCCGATCTACACCACCAGGGCCCATGTGTTCCAAATCGATCCAAGCACCAAGAAGAACTGGGTTCCTGCCAGCAAGCAGGCCGTCACCGTCTCCTATTTTTACGACAGCACACGCAACAGCTATCGCATTATCAGCGTGGATGGATCCAAG GTTATTATCAACAGCACAATCACACCCAGCATGACTTTCACTAAGACGTCCCAGAAGTTTGGCCAGTGGGCGGACAGCAGGGCCAACACAGTGTTTGGACTGGGATTTGCTTCAGAGCAACAGCTGACCAAg TTTGCTGAGAAGTTCCAGGAAGTAAAAGACGCAGCCAAGTTGGCAAAGGACAAATCGCAAGAAAAGGGGGACACGTTGAGCAACCACTCCCAG CAGGAGTCTGGACGGGAGACTCCTTCGGCAAACCAGGCGCAGAGCTTCAATGGGACAGATGACGAGAAAATCTCCTTCAGTCCAGAGGCCGCTCAGCTGAAGAGTGAAAATGAACGCCTCAAAAGCGTCGTGGAGCAGAG CAACACCACCGCTAAGAAGTACGAAACGGAGCTTCAGACTTTAAAGGAAAGTAATGCCAGACTGGTGGATGCGCTGCAGGAGTCTTCAGCTAATGTGGAGAGCTGGAAGAAGGAGCTTACTGCCTGTCAAGAAGAGAGCGACACTCTGAGGAAAAAG ATTGCAGAACTGGAGTCCGAGTGCAACGAAGCCAAtcaggaaaagcagaaaaacgCCCAGCTGACCATTCGGGTGAAGGAGCTGGAGgcagagctgcaggagaagGAGCAG GAGTTGGAGAATCTGAGGAGGCAGGCGGAGATAATCCCTCAGTTGATGGGAGAGTGTGAGAGCATCACCGCAAAACTCAAG GCGGCAGAATCACAGAACAAGGAGCTGGAGGGGAAACTCGAGGGACTTCAGATGGACATCAACGACAGCCGACAGAAACAAGGAAACATGAAGGGCGAGCTGAAGAAGTTCATGGATATTCTGGATGGAAAGCTGGATGAGCTGCACGAGTTCAGACAAGGACTCTCCAAAGTCGGTGTTGATAACTGA
- the homer2 gene encoding homer protein homolog 2 isoform X5 → MEQPIYTTRAHVFQIDPSTKKNWVPASKQAVTVSYFYDSTRNSYRIISVDGSKVIINSTITPSMTFTKTSQKFGQWADSRANTVFGLGFASEQQLTKFAEKFQEVKDAAKLAKDKSQEKGDTLSNHSQQESGRETPSANQAQSFNGTDDEKISFSPEAAQLKSENERLKSVVEQSNTTAKKYETELQTLKESNARLVDALQESSANVESWKKELTACQEESDTLRKKIAELESECNEANQEKQKNAQLTIRVKELEAELQEKEQELENLRRQAEIIPQLMGECESITAKLKAAESQNKELEGKLEGLQMDINDSRQKQGNMKGELKKFMDILDGKLDELHEFRQGLSKVGVDN, encoded by the exons GGAGCAGCCGATCTACACCACCAGGGCCCATGTGTTCCAAATCGATCCAAGCACCAAGAAGAACTGGGTTCCTGCCAGCAAGCAGGCCGTCACCGTCTCCTATTTTTACGACAGCACACGCAACAGCTATCGCATTATCAGCGTGGATGGATCCAAG GTTATTATCAACAGCACAATCACACCCAGCATGACTTTCACTAAGACGTCCCAGAAGTTTGGCCAGTGGGCGGACAGCAGGGCCAACACAGTGTTTGGACTGGGATTTGCTTCAGAGCAACAGCTGACCAAg TTTGCTGAGAAGTTCCAGGAAGTAAAAGACGCAGCCAAGTTGGCAAAGGACAAATCGCAAGAAAAGGGGGACACGTTGAGCAACCACTCCCAG CAGGAGTCTGGACGGGAGACTCCTTCGGCAAACCAGGCGCAGAGCTTCAATGGGACAGATGACGAGAAAATCTCCTTCAGTCCAGAGGCCGCTCAGCTGAAGAGTGAAAATGAACGCCTCAAAAGCGTCGTGGAGCAGAG CAACACCACCGCTAAGAAGTACGAAACGGAGCTTCAGACTTTAAAGGAAAGTAATGCCAGACTGGTGGATGCGCTGCAGGAGTCTTCAGCTAATGTGGAGAGCTGGAAGAAGGAGCTTACTGCCTGTCAAGAAGAGAGCGACACTCTGAGGAAAAAG ATTGCAGAACTGGAGTCCGAGTGCAACGAAGCCAAtcaggaaaagcagaaaaacgCCCAGCTGACCATTCGGGTGAAGGAGCTGGAGgcagagctgcaggagaagGAGCAG GAGTTGGAGAATCTGAGGAGGCAGGCGGAGATAATCCCTCAGTTGATGGGAGAGTGTGAGAGCATCACCGCAAAACTCAAG GCGGCAGAATCACAGAACAAGGAGCTGGAGGGGAAACTCGAGGGACTTCAGATGGACATCAACGACAGCCGACAGAAACAAGGAAACATGAAGGGCGAGCTGAAGAAGTTCATGGATATTCTGGATGGAAAGCTGGATGAGCTGCACGAGTTCAGACAAGGACTCTCCAAAGTCGGTGTTGATAACTGA
- the homer2 gene encoding homer protein homolog 2 isoform X6: MEQPIYTTRAHVFQIDPSTKKNWVPASKQAVTVSYFYDSTRNSYRIISVDGSKVIINSTITPSMTFTKTSQKFGQWADSRANTVFGLGFASEQQLTKFAEKFQEVKDAAKLAKDKSQEKGDTLSNHSQESGRETPSANQAQSFNGTDDEKISFSPEAAQLKSENERLKSVVEQSNTTAKKYETELQTLKESNARLVDALQESSANVESWKKELTACQEESDTLRKKIAELESECNEANQEKQKNAQLTIRVKELEAELQEKEQELENLRRQAEIIPQLMGECESITAKLKAAESQNKELEGKLEGLQMDINDSRQKQGNMKGELKKFMDILDGKLDELHEFRQGLSKVGVDN; this comes from the exons GGAGCAGCCGATCTACACCACCAGGGCCCATGTGTTCCAAATCGATCCAAGCACCAAGAAGAACTGGGTTCCTGCCAGCAAGCAGGCCGTCACCGTCTCCTATTTTTACGACAGCACACGCAACAGCTATCGCATTATCAGCGTGGATGGATCCAAG GTTATTATCAACAGCACAATCACACCCAGCATGACTTTCACTAAGACGTCCCAGAAGTTTGGCCAGTGGGCGGACAGCAGGGCCAACACAGTGTTTGGACTGGGATTTGCTTCAGAGCAACAGCTGACCAAg TTTGCTGAGAAGTTCCAGGAAGTAAAAGACGCAGCCAAGTTGGCAAAGGACAAATCGCAAGAAAAGGGGGACACGTTGAGCAACCACTCCCAG GAGTCTGGACGGGAGACTCCTTCGGCAAACCAGGCGCAGAGCTTCAATGGGACAGATGACGAGAAAATCTCCTTCAGTCCAGAGGCCGCTCAGCTGAAGAGTGAAAATGAACGCCTCAAAAGCGTCGTGGAGCAGAG CAACACCACCGCTAAGAAGTACGAAACGGAGCTTCAGACTTTAAAGGAAAGTAATGCCAGACTGGTGGATGCGCTGCAGGAGTCTTCAGCTAATGTGGAGAGCTGGAAGAAGGAGCTTACTGCCTGTCAAGAAGAGAGCGACACTCTGAGGAAAAAG ATTGCAGAACTGGAGTCCGAGTGCAACGAAGCCAAtcaggaaaagcagaaaaacgCCCAGCTGACCATTCGGGTGAAGGAGCTGGAGgcagagctgcaggagaagGAGCAG GAGTTGGAGAATCTGAGGAGGCAGGCGGAGATAATCCCTCAGTTGATGGGAGAGTGTGAGAGCATCACCGCAAAACTCAAG GCGGCAGAATCACAGAACAAGGAGCTGGAGGGGAAACTCGAGGGACTTCAGATGGACATCAACGACAGCCGACAGAAACAAGGAAACATGAAGGGCGAGCTGAAGAAGTTCATGGATATTCTGGATGGAAAGCTGGATGAGCTGCACGAGTTCAGACAAGGACTCTCCAAAGTCGGTGTTGATAACTGA
- the homer2 gene encoding homer protein homolog 2 isoform X4, giving the protein MGEQPIYTTRAHVFQIDPSTKKNWVPASKQAVTVSYFYDSTRNSYRIISVDGSKVIINSTITPSMTFTKTSQKFGQWADSRANTVFGLGFASEQQLTKFAEKFQEVKDAAKLAKDKSQEKGDTLSNHSQESGRETPSANQAQSFNGTDDEKISFSPEAAQLKSENERLKSVVEQSNTTAKKYETELQTLKESNARLVDALQESSANVESWKKELTACQEESDTLRKKIAELESECNEANQEKQKNAQLTIRVKELEAELQEKEQELENLRRQAEIIPQLMGECESITAKLKAAESQNKELEGKLEGLQMDINDSRQKQGNMKGELKKFMDILDGKLDELHEFRQGLSKVGVDN; this is encoded by the exons GGAGCAGCCGATCTACACCACCAGGGCCCATGTGTTCCAAATCGATCCAAGCACCAAGAAGAACTGGGTTCCTGCCAGCAAGCAGGCCGTCACCGTCTCCTATTTTTACGACAGCACACGCAACAGCTATCGCATTATCAGCGTGGATGGATCCAAG GTTATTATCAACAGCACAATCACACCCAGCATGACTTTCACTAAGACGTCCCAGAAGTTTGGCCAGTGGGCGGACAGCAGGGCCAACACAGTGTTTGGACTGGGATTTGCTTCAGAGCAACAGCTGACCAAg TTTGCTGAGAAGTTCCAGGAAGTAAAAGACGCAGCCAAGTTGGCAAAGGACAAATCGCAAGAAAAGGGGGACACGTTGAGCAACCACTCCCAG GAGTCTGGACGGGAGACTCCTTCGGCAAACCAGGCGCAGAGCTTCAATGGGACAGATGACGAGAAAATCTCCTTCAGTCCAGAGGCCGCTCAGCTGAAGAGTGAAAATGAACGCCTCAAAAGCGTCGTGGAGCAGAG CAACACCACCGCTAAGAAGTACGAAACGGAGCTTCAGACTTTAAAGGAAAGTAATGCCAGACTGGTGGATGCGCTGCAGGAGTCTTCAGCTAATGTGGAGAGCTGGAAGAAGGAGCTTACTGCCTGTCAAGAAGAGAGCGACACTCTGAGGAAAAAG ATTGCAGAACTGGAGTCCGAGTGCAACGAAGCCAAtcaggaaaagcagaaaaacgCCCAGCTGACCATTCGGGTGAAGGAGCTGGAGgcagagctgcaggagaagGAGCAG GAGTTGGAGAATCTGAGGAGGCAGGCGGAGATAATCCCTCAGTTGATGGGAGAGTGTGAGAGCATCACCGCAAAACTCAAG GCGGCAGAATCACAGAACAAGGAGCTGGAGGGGAAACTCGAGGGACTTCAGATGGACATCAACGACAGCCGACAGAAACAAGGAAACATGAAGGGCGAGCTGAAGAAGTTCATGGATATTCTGGATGGAAAGCTGGATGAGCTGCACGAGTTCAGACAAGGACTCTCCAAAGTCGGTGTTGATAACTGA